One region of Chitinivorax sp. B genomic DNA includes:
- a CDS encoding glycosyltransferase, with amino-acid sequence KLVHFCEWYYHTDGVDAGFDPAFPLTMDDRARIRARNGLHLLNLEQCDVAVAPTHWQKQVHPPAYHDKIQVIHEGIDVQRLGPDPNARFTLPNGKVLKPSDPVVTYVARNLEPYRGFHVFMRALPPLLAQHPNCEVVIVGGDGVSYGSKPRHAANWRQALLKEVTLDHNRVHFLGKLPYDRYRTLLRVSAAHVYLTYPFVLSWSMLEAMATGCLVIGSDTAPVREVLQHGVNGLTVPFFDTDAIAAQTTRALNQVHTLAPLRQAAQTTAQHYAVENGLAAYAQLLGSAQHVLPSNQVACAKDVTY; translated from the coding sequence CCAAACTGGTGCATTTCTGTGAGTGGTACTACCACACCGATGGCGTGGATGCGGGCTTCGATCCGGCCTTCCCGCTGACCATGGATGACCGGGCCCGCATTCGGGCGCGTAATGGCTTGCACCTGTTGAACCTGGAACAGTGCGATGTTGCCGTGGCCCCCACGCACTGGCAGAAGCAGGTGCACCCACCGGCGTACCACGACAAAATCCAAGTCATTCATGAAGGCATTGATGTCCAGCGACTGGGCCCCGATCCCAATGCCCGTTTCACCTTACCCAACGGCAAGGTGCTGAAACCGAGTGACCCGGTGGTGACCTATGTGGCGCGTAATCTGGAGCCCTACCGCGGTTTTCATGTGTTCATGCGCGCCCTCCCGCCGTTGCTCGCCCAACACCCCAACTGTGAGGTGGTCATTGTCGGTGGCGACGGGGTCAGTTACGGCAGCAAGCCCAGACACGCCGCCAACTGGCGCCAAGCGCTATTGAAGGAAGTGACGCTCGATCACAACCGCGTGCACTTCCTCGGCAAGCTTCCCTACGACCGCTACCGCACCCTGCTGCGGGTGTCAGCCGCGCATGTCTATCTGACCTACCCGTTTGTGCTGAGCTGGTCGATGCTGGAGGCCATGGCAACCGGTTGCCTGGTGATCGGGTCGGACACGGCACCGGTGCGGGAAGTGCTGCAGCACGGCGTCAATGGGCTGACCGTGCCGTTTTTTGATACCGATGCCATCGCCGCGCAGACCACCCGCGCCTTGAACCAGGTCCACACCCTGGCCCCGCTGCGGCAAGCCGCCCAAACCACGGCCCAGCACTATGCGGTCGAAAACGGGCTGGCCGCGTATGCGCAACTGCTGGGCTCTGCTCAACATGTACTGCCGTCAAACCAGGTAGCTTGCGCTAAAGACGTGACCTATTGA